A portion of the Pomacea canaliculata isolate SZHN2017 linkage group LG13, ASM307304v1, whole genome shotgun sequence genome contains these proteins:
- the LOC112554532 gene encoding LOW QUALITY PROTEIN: pyrokinin-1 receptor-like (The sequence of the model RefSeq protein was modified relative to this genomic sequence to represent the inferred CDS: inserted 1 base in 1 codon): MMNLSNTTPIVPTPTLNDGLNNMTYDDLMELYKQNAPVAVAVDRLVTPFFYLIGLPCNPLCAFIWLGRRTRRNNSSAIYLGALSISHTALLLLHIFLEINYAWKIKTYDGYATCELFYTLVLLATVPGSXLVLGFTVERYLAICHPFLKEKYCTVRRAIAVTIC; the protein is encoded by the exons ATGATGAATCTCTCCAACACCACCCCGATCGTCCCCACTCCCACCCTGAACGATGGCCTTAACAACATGACTTACGACGATTTGATGGAGCTGTACAAACAGAATGCCCCCGTGGCAGTGGCCGTTGACCGCTTGGTGACCCCCTTCTTCTACCTCATCGGCCTCCCGTGCAACCCGCTGTGTGCCTTCATCTGGCTCGGCCGCCGCACTCGGCGCAACAACTCCTCCGCCATCTACCTGGGCGCTCTGTCCATCTCGCACACCGCCCTCCTGCTGCTGCACATCTTCCTGGAGATCAACTACGCCTGGAAGATCAAAACCTACGACGGCTACGCCACCTGCGAGTTGTTCTACACCCTTGTACTACTGGCCACAGTACCTGGCT TGTTGGTGCTGGGTTTCACCGTCGAGCGCTACCTCGCCATCTGCCACCCGTTCCTGAAGGAGAAGTACTGCACGGTTCGGCGGGCCATTGCCGTGACCATCTGCTGA